In Nicotiana tabacum cultivar K326 chromosome 17, ASM71507v2, whole genome shotgun sequence, one DNA window encodes the following:
- the LOC107795557 gene encoding uncharacterized protein LOC107795557, with protein MEGGYRMLQQELSQNKEKTHNGPIHNTTIQRVEEELNKLKSLEVFVAPTTVSNGLKGLEKLYKCIDDLLNLPQTLHALSQSLHAKWVEDLLDKSMRLLDLCGTTRELVSQCKENVRDLQSSLRRRKGDSTTDDNVTRFYSFSKKIKRNAKRLVLTLKQMDQDTTVSVLLDADQDTIAVIRALKEANAECISTFQMLLSFLCVPLLKPKESKWSLLSRLVNKERIASLVLAEKMSLETRLESFETYLVSFEDGLENQVATIVISWHSEVWGKEDKMLIGILWNKEAVAIVPKGHEEMIATDKERDIHDGQSHLLSNE; from the exons aTGGAGGGAGGTTACAGAATGCTCCAACAAGAGCTaagccaaaataaagaaaagactcA TAATGGGCCTATTCATAACACTACCATCCAGAGAGTTGAAGAGGAGCTAAACAAGCTCAAATCATTGGAAGTATTTGTTGCACCAACAACAGTGAGCAATGGTCTAAAAGGTTTGGAGAAATTGTACAAGTGCATAGATGATCTTCTCAACTTGCCTCAAACCCTTCATGCCCTCTCCCAAAGTCTACATGCAAAATGGGTTGAAGATCTATTGGATAAATCAATGAGGCTTCTTGATCTGTGTGGCACTACAAGGGAACTTGTATCACAATGCAAAGAAAATGTAAGAGATCTCCAATCCTCCCTCAGGAGGAGAAAAGGAGATTCAACCACAGATGACAACGTTACCAGATTTTACTCTTTCAGCAAGAAGATCAAGAGGAATGCCAAAAGATTAGTATTGACCTTGAAACAAATGGATCAAGACACTACAGTATCTGTTTTGCTAGATGCAGATCAAGATACAATAGCTGTGATTAGAGCACTAAAAGAAGCTAATGCAGAATGCATttcaactttccaaatgctctTGTCCTTCTTGTGCGTACCGCTTTTGAAGCCTAAGGAATCTAAATGGTCACTGCTTTCAAGATTGGTAAACAAAGAAAGAATAGCATCACTAGTCTTAGCAGAAAAGATGAGCTTAGAAACCAGGCTCGAAAGCTTTGAGACTTATCTTGTCAGCTTCGAAGATGGATTGGAA AACCAAGTGGCTACAATCGTTATTTCTTGGCACAGTGAGGTGTGGGGAAAAGAAGACAAAATGCTTATTGGCATTCTGTGGAATAAAGAAGCAGTGGCAATAGTTCCAAAAGGACATGAAGAGATGATTGCCACCGATAAAGAGAGGGATATTCATGATGGACAAAGTCATCTCCTAAGCAATGAGTAA
- the LOC107795558 gene encoding uncharacterized protein LOC107795558, whose translation MAALSSKPNHVRSISLPGRSHPITQRVEEEINKLKSLSVAPTADTVYSGLFGLEKLYKCIDDLFNLPQTLCQSLDAKLIEDLLDKSVRLLDVCGTTRELVSQYKENVRDLQSSLRRRKGDSTTDDNVTRFNSFSKKIKRDAKRLVLTLKQMDQETAISVLLDADEDTIDAIRALREANAVCISTFQMLLSFLCVPLLKPKQSKWSLLSRLVQKDRIAPELQEGNASLETRLGTFGAYLDSFEKALEATFRCLIRSRSSLLNVLSC comes from the coding sequence ATGGCCGCTCTATCTTCAAAACCCAATCATGTTCGATCAATCAGTTTGCCTGGGAGATCACACCCTATCACCCAAAGAGTTGAAGAGGAGATAAACAAGCTCAAATCATTATCAGTTGCACCAACAGCAGACACTGTGTACAGTGGTCTATTCGGATTGGAAAAATTATACAAGTGCATAGATGATCTTTTCAACTTGCCACAAACCCTTTGCCAAAGTCTAGATGCTAAATTGATTGAAGATTTATTGGACAAATCCGTGAGGCTTCTTGATGTTTGTGGCACTACAAGGGAACTTGTCTCGCAATATAAAGAAAATGTAAGAGATCTTCAATCCTCCCTCAGGAGGAGAAAAGGAGATTCAACCACAGACGACAACGTTACCAGATTTAACTCTTTCAGCAAGAAGATCAAGAGGGATGCCAAAAGATTAGTCTTGACTTTGAAACAAATGGATCAAGAGACTGCAATATCAGTCTTGCTAGATGCAGATGAAGATACAATAGATGCGATTAGAGCATTAAGAGAAGCTAATGCAGTATGCATttcaactttccaaatgctctTGTCCTTCCTGTGTGTGCCACTTTTGAAGCCTAAGCAATCAAAATGGTCATTGCTTTCAAGATTGGTACAAAAAGACAGAATAGCACCTGAACTCCAAGAAGGAAACGCGAGCTTAGAAACCAGGCTGGGAACCTTCGGGGCGTACCTTGACAGCTTTGAAAAGGCACTGGAAGCTACATTTAGGTGCTTGATTAGATCTAGAAGCTCTCTCCTCAATGTTCTTTCTTGTTAA
- the LOC107791470 gene encoding uncharacterized protein LOC107791470 codes for MNLSTIRTMAALSPRSHSHSPYRNRCVSFPARSHPSTIKIEQVLNKIKTWESSSPLSPKAAEKTHNALSGLVELYECIEELLALPMTQRALLQYQDDNFVKELLERSVRFIDICSNTRDTVMCLKESIRELQSALRRSKAGDDFFTIEGSITAYISSRKNTQKEIEKSLTKLKQIDNTPSATNTESQLSAIIRVLEDASFTTISTFQSLLMFLSVPASKPKSNKWSLVSKIVHKGVLGSEGQREKLTELEKVDTALNNLLDHASGSGHEEEVESFEFAQRNLENLEGSIEDLENGLEMLFRLLIRTRVSLLNILSLSR; via the coding sequence ATGAACCTCTCAACAATTCGAACAATGGCTGCACTTTCCCCTAGGTCTCACTCTCATAGTCCTTATCGTAACCGTTGTGTTAGCTTTCCTGCTAGATCACATCCTAGCACTATCAAGATTGAGCAAGTTCTTAACAAGATTAAAACTTGGGAATCATCTTCTCCTTTATCTCCAAAAGCAGCAGAAAAAACACACAATGCTTTATCTGGCCTTGTGGAATTATACGAGTGCATAGAGGAACTCCTTGCGCTGCCAATGACTCAGAGGGCACTTCTTCAGTATCAAGATGACAATTTTGTGAAGGAATTACTGGAAAGATCTGTTAGATTCATAGATATTTGCAGCAACACAAGGGATACTGTTATGTGTTTGAAGGAAAGCATAAGAGAACTTCAATCTGCGCTTAGGAGAAGCAAAGCAGGGGATGATTTTTTTACCATTGAGGGCAGTATTACTGCTTATATTTCTTCAAGAAAAAACACTCAGAAGGAAATTGAAAAGTCTCTTACTAAGTTGAAACAGATAGATAATACCCCATCAGCCACAAACACAGAATCTCAGCTTTCTGCCATAATAAGGGTCCTTGAAGATGCGAGTTTCACAACCATTTCTACCTTTCAATCATTGCTAATGTTTCTTTCTGTTCCAGCGTCGAAACCAAAGTCCAATAAATGGTCATTGGTTTCAAAGATTGTGCACAAAGGGGTGTTAGGCAGTGAAGGGCAGAGGGAAAAACTGACTGAGCTGGAGAAAGTTGACACTGCACTGAACAACTTGTTGGACCATGCTTCTGGTTCTGGGCATGAAGAGGAAGTGGAAAGTTTTGAATTTGCACAAAGAAATCTGGAGAATTTGGAGGGTAGCATTGAGGATCTTGAAAATGGATTGGAGATGTTGTTTAGGCTTTTGATTCGCACAAGGGTGTCTCTGCTCAACATACTTTCTCTCAGTAGATAA